In Bordetella holmesii ATCC 51541, the following proteins share a genomic window:
- a CDS encoding extracellular ligand-binding receptor domain protein: MRFLPSVLAAAMLVPALASAESVKVGIANDISGPFAALGAEARDGFNLAIKQLGGKLG; this comes from the coding sequence ATGCGTTTTCTCCCCTCCGTTCTGGCCGCTGCCATGCTGGTGCCCGCTCTGGCTTCGGCCGAGAGTGTCAAGGTCGGTATCGCCAATGATATTTCCGGCCCGTTCGCGGCGCTGGGCGCCGAGGCCCGTGACGGCTTCAATCTGGCCATCAAGCAACTCGGCGGCAAGCTGGGCTGA
- a CDS encoding periplasmic binding domain protein, translated as MGGNPDQARQLVTRYLQRDKIDFFTGPIGSNVALAVGPALFAAKVPYLSNNPGPSQFAGSQCNRYWFGQSYQNDAFHETAGKVAADRGFKKVFIMAPDYPAGKDALTGFKRGYKNAVGEELYTKLGQLDYAAEIAQIRAAKPDAVYIFLPGGMGINFVKQFVSSGLAQGTALIGPGFSADEDVIQAVGEPMLGMYNTAQWAHDLDNAQNKQFVEAFRKEYNGRYPSVYAAQAYDVIMAMDAAVKQAGGKASDRDAVVAALQKADFSSVRGPFTYGKNHYPILSYYVRVVDKDGNGRITNKLAGKVFDNYQDVYVGECKL; from the coding sequence ATGGGCGGAAATCCCGATCAGGCCCGGCAGCTCGTCACGCGTTATCTGCAACGCGACAAAATCGATTTCTTTACCGGTCCGATCGGCTCGAACGTTGCGCTGGCCGTTGGCCCGGCGCTGTTTGCCGCCAAGGTCCCGTATCTGTCGAACAATCCCGGCCCCAGCCAGTTTGCCGGCTCGCAATGCAATCGCTACTGGTTTGGACAGTCCTACCAGAACGATGCCTTCCATGAGACGGCAGGAAAAGTCGCCGCCGACCGCGGCTTCAAGAAGGTATTCATCATGGCGCCGGACTATCCGGCCGGCAAGGATGCGCTGACCGGTTTCAAGCGCGGCTACAAGAACGCGGTGGGCGAAGAGCTCTACACCAAGTTGGGCCAGCTGGACTATGCCGCCGAAATCGCGCAGATCCGTGCGGCCAAGCCGGATGCGGTCTACATCTTCTTGCCCGGCGGGATGGGAATCAACTTCGTCAAGCAATTCGTCTCGTCAGGATTGGCCCAGGGCACGGCCCTGATCGGCCCGGGCTTTTCTGCCGACGAGGACGTGATCCAGGCCGTGGGCGAACCCATGCTCGGCATGTACAACACGGCGCAATGGGCTCACGACCTCGACAATGCGCAGAACAAGCAATTCGTCGAGGCGTTCCGCAAGGAATACAACGGGCGTTATCCCTCGGTGTATGCCGCCCAGGCCTATGACGTCATCATGGCGATGGACGCCGCAGTCAAGCAGGCCGGCGGCAAGGCCAGCGATCGTGATGCGGTGGTTGCCGCCCTGCAGAAAGCCGATTTCTCTTCCGTGCGCGGTCCCTTCACTTACGGCAAGAACCACTATCCCATCCTGTCTTACTACGTGCGCGTGGTCGACAAGGATGGCAATGGCCGCATTACCAACAAACTCGCCGGAAAGGTGTTCGACAACTACCAGGACGTCTACGTCGGCGAGTGCAAGCTGTAA
- a CDS encoding branched-chain amino acid transport system / permease component family protein, giving the protein MTFTLVVEQLLNGLQFGLMLFLIAAGLTLVFGIMDIMNLAHGSLYMAGAYVAAETMQRTGSFTAAVAVAAIATGVVGALLELVLIRRLAVRDHLAQVLGSYAVILIANDLVKMIWGPAPMMLNMPAALSGPVRLLPDLLYPAYRLMIIVFGLAAAAGLYWFVTRTRAGILVRAGASNRQMATLMGVRVPVLFLGVFTLGAMLAAVAGALLGPVTAVQIGMGEEILILVLVCIVIGGIGSIRGAFVGALLVGMVDTAGRAFLPMLLRQVFSPAVASSVGPTLAAILIYVLMAAILVFRPSGLFPARG; this is encoded by the coding sequence ATGACGTTCACGCTGGTCGTCGAGCAGCTGCTCAATGGTCTCCAGTTCGGGTTGATGTTGTTTTTGATCGCGGCAGGCTTGACGCTGGTGTTCGGGATCATGGATATCATGAATCTCGCGCATGGTTCGCTCTACATGGCGGGCGCTTATGTCGCCGCTGAAACCATGCAGCGTACCGGTTCTTTTACCGCTGCCGTGGCGGTGGCGGCCATTGCCACCGGCGTGGTCGGCGCCTTGCTCGAGCTGGTTCTCATCCGCCGGCTGGCCGTGCGGGACCACCTGGCTCAGGTGCTGGGCAGTTATGCCGTCATCCTGATCGCCAATGATTTGGTCAAAATGATCTGGGGCCCGGCGCCCATGATGCTCAACATGCCTGCTGCCTTGTCCGGCCCGGTGCGCCTCTTGCCCGACCTGCTGTATCCGGCCTATCGCCTGATGATCATCGTTTTCGGGCTTGCCGCGGCCGCTGGGCTTTATTGGTTCGTCACCCGCACTCGCGCCGGCATACTGGTGCGCGCCGGGGCATCCAACCGGCAGATGGCGACGCTGATGGGCGTGCGCGTACCGGTACTGTTTCTGGGCGTTTTCACACTGGGGGCCATGCTTGCCGCGGTCGCTGGCGCCTTGTTGGGGCCGGTGACCGCCGTGCAGATCGGCATGGGCGAGGAAATTCTGATCCTCGTGCTGGTGTGCATCGTCATCGGCGGCATCGGATCCATACGCGGCGCCTTTGTCGGCGCCTTGCTGGTAGGTATGGTGGATACGGCTGGCCGGGCCTTTCTGCCCATGCTGCTGCGCCAGGTTTTCTCGCCGGCGGTCGCCTCCAGTGTCGGACCGACGCTGGCGGCAATATTGATCTACGTGCTGATGGCCGCGATTCTGGTGTTCCGTCCATCGGGTCTGTTTCCGGCGCGGGGCTGA
- a CDS encoding branched-chain amino acid transport system / permease component family protein, which produces MSRSLICSVLLLAALAVFPLVAPALGLDFYISFVRRVLIYALAATSLNLVLGYGGMVALGLAAFFGAGAYAVGMLGAAGVMSALIVWPAAMLLAALLAWVIGAISLRTRGVYFIMITLAFAQMVYYIFISLRQYGGEDGLNLSGYSTLPGLDLSNDVVFYYVVLAVLMLVMAGFSRLVASRYGMALQGVRENEGRMEALGYPVYRIKLTAFVLSGAAAGLAGALLANHNLFISPTLMHWTQSANLLIMVLVGGIGLRYGGVAGATVMLVLEEVLRQWTEYWHLPLGLLLLAVVFGAPRGLAGLAAPWFASRQSKAPS; this is translated from the coding sequence ATGAGCAGAAGCCTGATTTGCAGTGTGCTGCTTCTGGCCGCCTTGGCCGTCTTCCCGCTGGTCGCTCCGGCCCTGGGCCTGGATTTTTACATTTCCTTCGTACGCCGCGTGCTCATCTATGCCCTGGCGGCCACCAGCCTGAATCTGGTGCTGGGCTATGGCGGCATGGTGGCGCTGGGGCTCGCGGCCTTTTTCGGTGCTGGCGCCTACGCCGTGGGGATGCTGGGTGCCGCCGGTGTCATGTCCGCGCTGATCGTCTGGCCAGCGGCGATGCTGCTGGCCGCGCTACTGGCCTGGGTGATAGGGGCGATCTCGCTGCGCACGCGCGGTGTGTACTTCATCATGATCACGCTGGCCTTTGCCCAGATGGTGTACTACATCTTCATCTCGTTGCGGCAGTATGGTGGCGAGGACGGCCTCAATTTGAGCGGTTATTCGACCTTGCCCGGCTTGGACCTGAGCAATGACGTCGTGTTCTATTACGTGGTGCTGGCCGTTCTGATGCTGGTGATGGCCGGCTTTAGCCGGCTGGTGGCGTCGCGTTACGGCATGGCGTTGCAGGGCGTACGCGAAAACGAAGGCCGCATGGAAGCACTGGGTTATCCCGTTTACCGCATCAAGCTCACCGCCTTTGTATTGAGCGGCGCGGCGGCCGGTCTGGCCGGGGCGTTGCTGGCCAATCACAACCTGTTCATCTCCCCCACTCTGATGCACTGGACCCAATCCGCCAACCTGCTCATCATGGTGTTGGTCGGCGGCATCGGCCTGCGTTATGGCGGCGTGGCAGGGGCAACGGTCATGCTGGTGCTGGAAGAGGTATTGCGTCAATGGACGGAGTACTGGCATCTGCCTTTGGGCCTGTTGCTGCTGGCCGTGGTGTTCGGTGCGCCACGCGGTCTGGCCGGCCTGGCCGCACCGTGGTTTGCCAGCCGCCAATCGAAGGCACCATCATGA
- a CDS encoding ABC transporter family protein — protein sequence MTLQTTPALRATGLVRRFGALLATDNVNLTLEPGEIHALIDPNGAGKSTLIHLLSGTLATDAGTLMVGDTDLTSFSAHERVASGLSRSYQITNIFRAFTVRENLLLAVQAHAGSSFRFWRPRQAEPGLQEAANALALQCAIDASLMDRQAGTLPHGEQRKLEFALALAAKPRVLLLDEPMAGMGPDETLRLTELIESLRGQAAMLLVEHDMQAVFRLADRISVLVYGRIIATGTPDEIRANAEVRQAYLGDDGEHAQERTC from the coding sequence ATGACCCTGCAGACGACCCCCGCGTTGCGCGCTACGGGGCTGGTGCGACGCTTCGGCGCCTTGCTGGCCACCGATAACGTCAACCTCACCTTGGAGCCGGGCGAGATCCATGCCTTGATAGACCCGAACGGAGCGGGCAAGTCCACGCTCATCCATTTGCTGTCGGGCACCCTGGCCACCGATGCCGGCACCCTGATGGTGGGTGACACCGATCTGACGTCCTTCTCGGCGCATGAGCGCGTAGCCAGCGGTCTGTCGCGCTCATACCAGATCACCAATATTTTCCGCGCGTTTACGGTCAGAGAGAATCTGCTGCTTGCCGTGCAGGCGCACGCCGGCAGTAGCTTCCGTTTCTGGCGTCCACGTCAGGCCGAGCCCGGTCTTCAGGAGGCGGCAAACGCCCTTGCCCTGCAATGCGCCATCGATGCCAGCCTGATGGATCGCCAGGCTGGCACGTTGCCCCATGGCGAACAGCGCAAGCTGGAGTTCGCGCTGGCGTTGGCGGCGAAACCGCGTGTGTTGTTGCTGGACGAACCCATGGCGGGCATGGGGCCGGACGAGACGTTGCGCCTGACGGAGCTGATCGAATCCTTGCGCGGCCAGGCGGCGATGCTGCTGGTCGAGCACGACATGCAGGCGGTGTTCCGGCTGGCGGATCGGATCTCGGTGCTGGTCTATGGCCGCATCATCGCAACAGGCACTCCCGACGAAATCCGCGCCAACGCCGAGGTGCGCCAGGCCTATTTGGGTGACGACGGCGAGCACGCGCAGGAGAGGACATGCTGA
- a CDS encoding ABC transporter family protein: MLNIRAAASGYGASQVLFGVDLQIGAGQVVTLLGRNGMGKTTLLRTLFGQLPLRAGSIEFAGRDVSGWSPDRVARSGLALVPEGRQCFPNLTVREHLTAFVARRNPDIGLPWTPERVFELFPRLAERAGNMGNQLSGGEQQMLAIGRALVTNPRLLILDEATEGLAPKIREEIWQCLARLRSAGQTILVIDKYVERLLALADRHVILERGKVVWSGDSRALDADRTLWERYLGV; the protein is encoded by the coding sequence ATGCTGAACATTCGCGCAGCAGCCAGTGGTTATGGTGCCAGCCAGGTGTTGTTTGGCGTGGATTTGCAGATAGGCGCGGGCCAAGTGGTGACGTTGCTGGGCCGCAATGGGATGGGCAAGACGACATTGTTGCGCACACTCTTTGGCCAGCTCCCCTTGCGGGCCGGCAGCATCGAGTTCGCCGGCCGCGATGTGAGCGGCTGGAGTCCGGACCGTGTCGCACGCAGCGGGCTGGCGCTGGTGCCCGAAGGGCGGCAGTGCTTCCCGAATCTGACTGTGCGCGAGCACCTGACGGCATTCGTGGCGCGCCGCAATCCGGACATCGGTCTGCCCTGGACGCCGGAACGCGTCTTCGAGCTTTTTCCGCGTCTGGCTGAACGCGCAGGCAACATGGGCAATCAATTGTCGGGTGGCGAGCAGCAGATGCTGGCCATTGGTCGCGCCCTGGTGACCAACCCCCGGCTGCTGATCCTCGATGAGGCCACCGAAGGTCTGGCGCCGAAAATCCGCGAAGAGATCTGGCAATGCCTGGCGCGATTGCGGTCTGCCGGACAAACCATTCTGGTCATCGACAAATATGTGGAGCGCTTGCTGGCGCTGGCCGACCGCCATGTCATCCTCGAGCGCGGCAAGGTCGTCTGGAGTGGGGACTCGCGCGCGCTGGACGCGGATCGTACGCTCTGGGAACGCTATCTGGGGGTTTGA
- a CDS encoding integrase core domain protein, producing the protein MNTHKHARLTFLRRLEMVQQLIAHQVCVPEAARAYGVTAPTVRKWLGRFLAQGQAGLADASSRPTVSPRAIAPAKALAIVELRRKRLTQVRIAQALGVSASTVSRVLARAGLSHLADLEPAEPVVRYEHQAPGDLLHIDIKKLGRIQRPGHRVTGNRRDTVEGAGWDFVFVAIDDHARVAFTDIHPDERFPSAVQFLKDAVAYYQRLGVTIQRLLTDNGSAFRSRAFAALCHELGIKHRFTRPYRPQTNGKAERFIQSALREWAYAHTYQNSQHRADAMKSWLHHYNWHRPHQGIGRAVPISRLNLDEYNLLTVHS; encoded by the coding sequence ATGAACACCCATAAGCATGCCCGATTGACCTTCCTACGTCGCCTCGAAATGGTCCAGCAATTGATCGCCCATCAAGTTTGTGTGCCTGAAGCGGCCCGCGCCTATGGGGTCACCGCGCCGACTGTGCGCAAATGGCTGGGCCGCTTTCTGGCTCAGGGCCAGGCGGGCTTGGCCGATGCGTCCTCGCGCCCGACGGTCTCGCCCCGAGCGATTGCGCCGGCCAAGGCGCTGGCTATCGTGGAGCTGCGCCGCAAGCGGCTGACCCAAGTGCGCATCGCCCAGGCGCTGGGCGTGTCAGCCAGCACCGTCAGCCGCGTCCTGGCCCGCGCCGGTCTGTCGCACCTGGCCGACCTGGAGCCGGCCGAGCCGGTGGTGCGCTACGAGCATCAGGCCCCCGGCGATCTGCTGCACATCGACATCAAGAAGCTGGGACGTATCCAGCGCCCTGGCCACCGGGTCACGGGCAACCGACGCGATACCGTTGAGGGGGCCGGCTGGGACTTCGTCTTCGTGGCCATCGATGACCACGCCCGCGTGGCCTTCACCGACATCCACCCCGACGAGCGCTTCCCCAGCGCCGTCCAGTTCCTCAAGGACGCAGTGGCCTACTACCAGCGCCTGGGCGTGACCATCCAGCGCTTGCTCACCGACAATGGCTCGGCCTTTCGCAGCCGCGCCTTCGCCGCGCTGTGCCATGAGCTGGGCATCAAGCACCGCTTTACCCGACCTTACCGCCCACAGACCAATGGCAAGGCCGAACGCTTCATCCAGTCGGCCTTGCGTGAGTGGGCTTACGCTCACACCTACCAGAACTCCCAACACCGAGCCGATGCCATGAAATCCTGGCTACACCACTACAACTGGCATCGACCCCACCAAGGCATCGGGCGCGCTGTACCCATCTCCAGACTCAACCTGGACGAATACAACCTATTGACAGTTCACAGCTAG
- a CDS encoding integral membrane sensor hybrid histidine kinase domain protein, translating into MAKWGLRKKSFMALLLACIVMLAPAILITWFVFDGVRDHFGRAFAENFTQLSRQRILAPVSREMALSTRLANSEVTRRWLHNENDPAARELFFREAEGYRRDFMGHAYFIASADSGNCYYSDATGQSDLPRYTLSRDATDDGWFYASLKSPDSYNINVNPDLKIKTTKVWINVQIRDGDQVLGLSGAGLDVGAFCANSSTAAEPGSHLSSLMNKAPYKPTRTPRASPTTRARRGRPRSTARSSACSMQAIAAAISRRPCSRPRRSPTAWP; encoded by the coding sequence ATGGCGAAGTGGGGTTTGCGTAAGAAGTCCTTCATGGCGCTGCTGCTGGCATGCATCGTGATGCTCGCGCCGGCGATTTTGATCACCTGGTTTGTCTTCGATGGCGTGCGAGATCACTTTGGCCGCGCTTTCGCCGAGAATTTCACGCAGCTGAGCCGGCAGCGCATTCTGGCGCCGGTATCGCGCGAGATGGCTTTGTCCACGCGGCTGGCCAATAGCGAAGTGACCCGGCGCTGGCTGCACAATGAAAACGATCCGGCCGCCCGTGAGCTTTTCTTTCGCGAAGCAGAGGGCTATCGGCGTGATTTCATGGGCCACGCCTATTTCATTGCCAGCGCCGACAGCGGCAATTGTTACTACAGCGACGCCACCGGACAATCCGACTTGCCCCGCTACACGCTGAGCCGGGATGCCACGGATGACGGCTGGTTCTACGCCTCGCTGAAGTCGCCCGACAGCTACAACATCAACGTCAACCCCGACCTCAAGATCAAGACCACCAAGGTGTGGATCAATGTGCAGATCCGCGACGGTGATCAGGTGCTGGGCCTGAGCGGAGCGGGGCTGGATGTGGGGGCTTTCTGCGCGAATTCGTCGACAGCGGCAGAGCCGGGGTCACACCTGTCATCATTGATGAACAAGGCGCCATACAAGCCTACAAGGACGCCACGCGCATCGCCTACAACTCGGGCGCGCAGGGGCAGGCCAAGGAGCACGGCCAGATCTTCAGCCTGCTCGATGCAGGCGATAGCCGCCGCAATCTCGAGGCGGCCATGCAGCAGGCCAAGGAGGAGCCCGACGGCGTGGCCATAA
- a CDS encoding HAMP domain protein, protein MAITWATIDGVRQLVAVAYMPELRWHAVTLVDFGAARLVDPGWLWPGIIGLAALFIALVLCFGFAIERLMLRPLRRLQQSARAIADGSYEVSLPPGGQDEIGDLSGAFGVMAEKVRKHTAELESKVRERTSALEMANREMAAARKKIDASIDYASLIQRAILPDRQMTQSLGAHHFVLWKPRDVVGGDFYVFRSDGANCLLGIMDCAGHGVPGALMTMLARAAIDLAVSEAGPRDPAAILKRTDGAIRAMLTDAQLPRALATNTDAGLVYIDREHRRLIYSGAKISLYASNGEDAREVHGARRALGDKRIGEYENLELPLQSGWTYYLVTDGFLDQAGGEFGFGFGNTRFAAMLKRHARRSMDEQAQAFSQVLAEYQGELPQRDDITLLSFRFD, encoded by the coding sequence GTGGCCATAACCTGGGCCACGATAGACGGCGTGCGCCAACTGGTGGCCGTGGCCTATATGCCGGAGCTGCGCTGGCATGCCGTCACGCTGGTCGATTTTGGCGCGGCCCGCCTGGTGGATCCGGGATGGCTGTGGCCCGGTATCATCGGCCTGGCGGCGCTGTTCATAGCGCTGGTGCTTTGCTTCGGGTTTGCCATCGAGCGCCTCATGCTGCGGCCGCTGCGGCGTCTGCAGCAATCGGCGCGCGCCATCGCCGACGGCAGCTATGAGGTAAGCCTGCCGCCCGGTGGTCAGGACGAAATCGGCGACCTGAGCGGGGCCTTCGGCGTGATGGCCGAGAAGGTGCGCAAGCACACTGCCGAGCTGGAGAGCAAGGTGCGCGAGCGTACCTCGGCGCTGGAGATGGCCAATCGGGAAATGGCTGCGGCGCGCAAGAAGATCGATGCGTCGATCGATTACGCCAGCCTGATACAACGGGCCATCTTGCCGGATCGTCAGATGACGCAATCGCTAGGGGCACACCATTTTGTGCTCTGGAAGCCGCGCGATGTCGTCGGCGGTGATTTCTACGTCTTTCGCTCCGACGGCGCCAATTGCCTGTTGGGCATCATGGACTGCGCCGGTCATGGCGTGCCGGGTGCCCTGATGACGATGCTGGCGCGGGCAGCCATCGATCTTGCGGTCAGCGAAGCCGGGCCGCGAGACCCGGCTGCCATTCTCAAGCGCACCGATGGGGCCATCCGCGCCATGTTGACCGACGCGCAACTGCCGCGGGCGCTGGCGACCAATACGGACGCCGGACTGGTTTATATTGACCGCGAACACCGCCGCCTTATTTATTCTGGCGCGAAGATCTCCCTGTATGCCAGTAATGGCGAGGACGCGCGTGAGGTCCACGGCGCGCGCCGGGCTCTGGGAGACAAGCGCATCGGAGAGTACGAGAACCTCGAGCTGCCACTGCAATCGGGCTGGACGTACTACCTGGTGACCGACGGTTTTCTGGACCAGGCCGGCGGCGAGTTTGGTTTCGGATTTGGTAATACCCGCTTCGCGGCCATGCTCAAGCGCCATGCGCGACGCTCGATGGACGAGCAGGCTCAGGCATTTTCCCAGGTTCTTGCCGAGTATCAGGGAGAGCTGCCGCAGCGAGACGACATCACTTTGTTGTCTTTCCGTTTCGATTGA
- a CDS encoding diguanylate cyclase domain protein, which produces MMAAKSDLDRQIADLLADPAYEGHPLRVALEALWKQANEHMVRIERVTQISDAYQSMALQREQGLYERFDRQLQRLARIARISDHYQSMMRDLNHTLEETSRRDPLTGLFNRRALMDIIRTAVERSDASGRTFVIAMLDVDHFKSVNDRFGHETGDRVLVELAGVLQQSMRDSDHCGRWGGEEFLLLLPDTDLAAAQLAMDRVVGAVRALSIGVSGDVLRLTVSIGMADHQMGESLSETLSRADQALYLAKHDGRDRVALTGAAR; this is translated from the coding sequence ATGATGGCCGCCAAGTCCGACCTCGACCGGCAGATTGCCGATTTGTTGGCGGACCCGGCGTATGAGGGCCATCCTCTGCGCGTGGCGCTGGAGGCGCTCTGGAAACAGGCCAACGAGCATATGGTCCGTATCGAGCGGGTTACGCAGATCTCCGATGCCTATCAGTCAATGGCCCTGCAGCGCGAGCAGGGGCTGTACGAGCGTTTTGACCGCCAGTTGCAACGGCTGGCCCGCATCGCACGCATCTCTGATCACTACCAGAGCATGATGCGAGATCTGAACCATACGCTGGAGGAAACCTCGCGGCGCGATCCCCTGACCGGTCTGTTCAACCGCCGTGCGCTCATGGACATCATCCGCACAGCTGTCGAGCGTTCGGATGCCAGCGGCAGGACGTTCGTGATCGCGATGCTGGATGTCGATCATTTCAAATCGGTCAATGATCGTTTTGGGCATGAGACCGGGGACCGGGTGCTGGTGGAGCTGGCCGGGGTTCTGCAGCAAAGCATGCGCGACAGCGATCATTGCGGACGCTGGGGCGGAGAGGAGTTTCTCCTGCTGTTGCCCGATACGGATCTTGCTGCCGCCCAACTGGCCATGGACAGAGTCGTTGGCGCGGTGCGTGCGCTGAGCATCGGCGTCAGTGGCGACGTGCTGCGGCTGACGGTCAGCATTGGCATGGCTGATCACCAAATGGGCGAAAGTCTGTCCGAGACCCTGAGCCGGGCAGACCAGGCGCTGTATCTGGCCAAGCACGATGGCCGCGACCGCGTCGCGTTGACCGGCGCCGCGCGTTGA